One window of Pyrus communis chromosome 12, drPyrComm1.1, whole genome shotgun sequence genomic DNA carries:
- the LOC137711625 gene encoding uncharacterized protein, whose amino-acid sequence MKFRYAMVCSSNQNWSMEARSLLKRQGFYVNLYGTEAYVKLPGPSLRRVDIYDFGTPYKQMFDDLRRKDPELYKRNGILPMLKRDSGVKLAHQRWQDNAADSSFDVVITFEEKVFDMVVEDLNNRDHVLRKCVLILNLEVKDNHGEAAVGARLAFDLCPEIEAAESWEEAVDDIVSGFEKQQRQKLMYTISFY is encoded by the exons ATGAAGTTCCGATACGCCATGGTGTGTTCATCGAACCAGAACTGGAGCATGGAGGCTCGCTCACTCCTCAAGCGACAAGGCTTCTACGTCAATTTGTACGGCACCGAAGCCTACGTGAAGCTCCCTGGTCCATCTCTAAGAC GGGTTGACATCTACGACTTTGGCACTCCTTACAAGCAGATGTTCGACGATCTCCGGCGAAAAGACCCCGAACTGTAT AAGCGTAATGGTATCTTGCCTATGCTTAAAAGAGACTCGGGAGTCAAACTGGCACATCAGCGGTGGCAGGACAATGCTGCCGACAGTTCCTTTGATGTGGTGATAACATTTGAAGAAAAGGTTTTTGACATGGTTGTTGAAG ATCTCAACAACCGGGACCATGTTCTTAGGAAGTGTGTACTGATACTCAACTTGGAGGTAAAGGATAACCACGGGGAGGCGGCTGTAGGAGCTCGTCTTGCTTTCGATCTTTGCCCGGAG ATTGAAGCAGCTGAATCGTGGGAGGAAGCAGTTGATGACATTGTGTCCGGTTTTGAGAAGCAGCAGCGGCAGAAGTTAATGTATACCATCTCATTTTATTGA
- the LOC137710472 gene encoding UV-B-induced protein At3g17800, chloroplastic-like isoform X1: MEASAASSVFQSSIAASRPSNSIGRSGILTANGPGFLRLGPKAHSPSKQHQFSICQPKVGHRRMGYGSRRGLVVRAAAASSSPDSAGSDYPIAPLKLESPIGQFLSQIMISHPHLVPSAVDQQLEQLLTDRDAEEKKEEPSASGTDIVLYRRIAEVKATERRKALEEILYTLVVQKFMDANVSLVPAITPTASDPSGRVDSWPSQNEKLEQLHSPEAYEMIQNHLSLILGNRLGDSTSLAQISKLRVGQVYAASVMYGYFVKRVDQRFQLEKTMKILPSAMGPEDSDIQTSVGQDVRPGGGEDTLQAGASSHPEVSSWAGGISSGGFGNAIKPSRLRTYVMSFDGETLHRYATIRSREAVSIIEKHTEALFGRPDIVITPQGTVDSSKDDHIKISFGGLRRLVLEAVTFGSFLWDVESYVDSRYHFVAN; encoded by the exons ATGGAAGCATCGGCCGCATCGAGTGTTTTCCAATCATCAATCGCCGCCTCCAGGCCTTCCAATTCGATTGGTCGATCGGGGATTTTGACGGCCAATGGCCCCGGATTTCTGCGTTTGGGTCCCAAAGCTCACTCGCCAAGCAAG CAGCATCAGTTTTCAATCTGTCAACCGAAGGTGGGGCATAGGAGAATGGGATATGGAAGCAGGAGAGGCTTGGTAGTTAGGGCGGCAGCTGCATCTTCGTCTCCGGACTCAGCTGGTTCTGATTATCCAATTGCCCCACTTAAGCTGGAGTCTCCAATTGGGCAGTTCCTCTCACAGATAATGATAAGCCACCCGCACCTCGTGCCTAGTGCAGTGGACCAGCAGCTTGAACAGCTTCTAACCGACCGTGATGCTGAGGAAAAGAAGGAAGAGCCTTCTGCTTCTGGTACTGACATCGTTTTGTACAG GAGGATCGCCGAGGTTAAGGCTACTGAAAGGAGAAAGGCCCTTGAAGAGATTTTGTATACTTTGGTGGTGCAGAAATTCATGGACGCTAATGTTTCTTTAGTACCTGCCATTACCCCTACTGCTTCAGACCCTTCTGGCCGAGTTGATTCATGGCCAAGTCAAAATGAGAAGCTTGAGCAGCTTCACTCTCCCGAAGCGTACGAGATGATTCAGAACCACCTGTCTCTCATCCTAGGAAATCGGTTGGGTGACTCGACCTCCTTAGCTCAAATTAGCAAACTCAGAGTCGGACAGGTATATGCGGCTTCTGTCATGTATGGGTACTTCGTCAAACGGGTTGACCAGAGGTTTCAGCTTGAGAAGACAATGAAGATCCTTCCAAGTGCAATGGGTCCCGAAGACAGTGATATTCAGACATCTGTGGGGCAGGACGTGAGGCCTGGCGGTGGAGAGGATACTTTGCAAGCAGGGGCTTCTTCGCATCCTGAAGTCTCTTCCTGGGCTGGAGGCATTAGTTCTGGGGGTTTTGGTAATGCGATCAAGCCTTCCCGCTTGCGTACTTATGTGATGTCGTTTGATGGAGAGACCCTTCATAGGTATGCAACAATTAGATCGAGGGAGGCCGTTAGCATCATTGAAAAGCACACTGAGGCATTGTTTGGGCGACCCGATATTGTCATCACACCTCAGGGAACTGTTGATTCCTCCAAGGATGATCACATCAAAATTAGCTTTGGTGGTTTGAGGAGACTTGTTTTGGAAGCTGTGACTTTTGGCTCTTTTCTTTGGGACGTCGAGAGCTATGTCGATTCCAGGTATCATTTTGTTGCAAACTGA
- the LOC137709887 gene encoding DNA-directed RNA polymerase II subunit 4-like: MVRAEDEDASELKLGDDFLKAKCLMNSEVAILLEHRCDQMKHMSGESMHQLPQVLEKSLQYVKRFSRFTNQGSVKQVREVLSRYQLAEFELAVIGNLCPETVEEAKAVVPSLKTKGRGHDDEAIDRLLNDLMMIKKFE, encoded by the exons ATGGTAAGAGCAGAAGATGAAGACGCTTCAGAACTCAAACTTGGAGACG ATTTTTTGAAGGCAAAGTGTCTAATGAATAGTGAGGTTGCCATTCTTCTTGAGCACAGATGTGATCAGATGAAGCATATGTCCGGCGAATCAATGCACCAACTTCCCCA AGTGTTGGAGAAATCACTGCAGTATGTTAAGCGCTTTAGTCGCTTCACGAATCAGGGCTCTGTGAAGCAAGTTCGAGA AGTTCTCAGTAGATACCAGTTGGCTGAATTCGAG CTTGCTGTGATTGGAAATCTTTGTCCTGAAACTGTGGAGGAAGCCAAGGCAGTTGTGCCTTCTCTCAAG ACGAAAGGACGTGGGCACGATGATGAAGCCATTGACAGACTGTTGAATGACCTAATGATGATTAAAAAGTTTGAGTGA
- the LOC137711107 gene encoding purple acid phosphatase 17-like encodes MAIPRKNSRTSIFFSILSFALCLVITSAELQRFDHPAKQDGSLSFLVVGDWGRRGDFNQSQVAFQMGKIGEKLDIDFVVSTGDNFYDNGLTSEHDTAFEESFTKIYTEKSLQKQWYSVLGNHDYRGDAEAQLSPLLRKIDSRWLCLRSFIVNTELAELFFVDTTPLVDKYFTNADEHTYDWRGIAPRKAYIANLLKDVELALKKSSAKWKIVVGHHAIRSVGHHGDTQELLNQLLPILRVNDVDLYMNGHDHCLEHISDLESPIQFLTSGAGSKAWRGDVKELNKEGLNFFYDGQGFMSVKLNPTDAEIAFYDVFGKVLHRLNASKQLHPSI; translated from the exons ATGGCTATTCCTCGAAAAAATTCTAGGACCTCTATTTTTTTCTCGATCCTCAGTTTTGCCCTGTGTCTGGTAATTACATCTGCGGAGCTTCAGAGATTCGACCACCCCGCCAAACAAGATGGATCACTCAGTTTCTTGGTGGTTGGGGACTGGGGAAGAAGAGGAGATTTCAACCAATCTCAAGTTGCCTTTCAG ATGGGAAAGATTGGAGAGAAACTCGACATAGATTTCGTGGTGTCGACGGGAGATAACTTTTACGACAATGGACTCACCAGCGAGCATGACACAGCATTTGAAGAGTCGTTTACCAAAATCTATACAGAAAAGAGCCTGCAGAAGCAGTGGTATAGCG TGTTGGGAAACCATGATTACAGGGGAGATGCAGAGGCTCAGCTGAGCCCCCTTCTGCGGAAAATCGATAGCAGATGGCTTTGCTTGAGGTCTTTCATTGTGAATACAG AATTAGCAGAGCTTTTCTTCGTCGACACCACGCCTTTGGTGGATAAGTACTTCACAAACGCAGACGAGCATACTTACGATTGGCGCGGCATTGCCCCTCGGAAGGCTTATATTGCAAACTTGTTGAAG GATGTGGAGTTGGCATTGAAGAAATCCTCTGCAAAGTGGAAGATTGTTGTTGGACACCATGCAATTAGAAGTGTAGGGCATCATGGTGACACACAGGAACTATTAAACCAGCTTCTCCCAATCCTTCGG GTCAATGACGTCGATCTTTACATGAACGGGCACGATCATTGCCTAGAACACATTAGTGACTTAGAGAG CCCGATACAATTTCTAACAAGCGGAGCAGGGTCTAAAGCTTGGAGGGGAGATGTTAAGGAGCTGAACAAAGAAGGGCTCAACTTCTTTTATGATGGTCAAGGCTTCATGTCTGTGAAGTTGAACCCCACAGATGCAGAGATTGCATTCTATGATGTTTTTGGCAAGGTTTTACATAGACTGAATGCTTCCAAGCAGCTTCACCCCTCCATATAA
- the LOC137710472 gene encoding UV-B-induced protein At3g17800, chloroplastic-like isoform X2 has translation MEASAASSVFQSSIAASRPSNSIGRSGILTANGPGFLRLGPKAHSPSKHQFSICQPKVGHRRMGYGSRRGLVVRAAAASSSPDSAGSDYPIAPLKLESPIGQFLSQIMISHPHLVPSAVDQQLEQLLTDRDAEEKKEEPSASGTDIVLYRRIAEVKATERRKALEEILYTLVVQKFMDANVSLVPAITPTASDPSGRVDSWPSQNEKLEQLHSPEAYEMIQNHLSLILGNRLGDSTSLAQISKLRVGQVYAASVMYGYFVKRVDQRFQLEKTMKILPSAMGPEDSDIQTSVGQDVRPGGGEDTLQAGASSHPEVSSWAGGISSGGFGNAIKPSRLRTYVMSFDGETLHRYATIRSREAVSIIEKHTEALFGRPDIVITPQGTVDSSKDDHIKISFGGLRRLVLEAVTFGSFLWDVESYVDSRYHFVAN, from the exons ATGGAAGCATCGGCCGCATCGAGTGTTTTCCAATCATCAATCGCCGCCTCCAGGCCTTCCAATTCGATTGGTCGATCGGGGATTTTGACGGCCAATGGCCCCGGATTTCTGCGTTTGGGTCCCAAAGCTCACTCGCCAAGCAAG CATCAGTTTTCAATCTGTCAACCGAAGGTGGGGCATAGGAGAATGGGATATGGAAGCAGGAGAGGCTTGGTAGTTAGGGCGGCAGCTGCATCTTCGTCTCCGGACTCAGCTGGTTCTGATTATCCAATTGCCCCACTTAAGCTGGAGTCTCCAATTGGGCAGTTCCTCTCACAGATAATGATAAGCCACCCGCACCTCGTGCCTAGTGCAGTGGACCAGCAGCTTGAACAGCTTCTAACCGACCGTGATGCTGAGGAAAAGAAGGAAGAGCCTTCTGCTTCTGGTACTGACATCGTTTTGTACAG GAGGATCGCCGAGGTTAAGGCTACTGAAAGGAGAAAGGCCCTTGAAGAGATTTTGTATACTTTGGTGGTGCAGAAATTCATGGACGCTAATGTTTCTTTAGTACCTGCCATTACCCCTACTGCTTCAGACCCTTCTGGCCGAGTTGATTCATGGCCAAGTCAAAATGAGAAGCTTGAGCAGCTTCACTCTCCCGAAGCGTACGAGATGATTCAGAACCACCTGTCTCTCATCCTAGGAAATCGGTTGGGTGACTCGACCTCCTTAGCTCAAATTAGCAAACTCAGAGTCGGACAGGTATATGCGGCTTCTGTCATGTATGGGTACTTCGTCAAACGGGTTGACCAGAGGTTTCAGCTTGAGAAGACAATGAAGATCCTTCCAAGTGCAATGGGTCCCGAAGACAGTGATATTCAGACATCTGTGGGGCAGGACGTGAGGCCTGGCGGTGGAGAGGATACTTTGCAAGCAGGGGCTTCTTCGCATCCTGAAGTCTCTTCCTGGGCTGGAGGCATTAGTTCTGGGGGTTTTGGTAATGCGATCAAGCCTTCCCGCTTGCGTACTTATGTGATGTCGTTTGATGGAGAGACCCTTCATAGGTATGCAACAATTAGATCGAGGGAGGCCGTTAGCATCATTGAAAAGCACACTGAGGCATTGTTTGGGCGACCCGATATTGTCATCACACCTCAGGGAACTGTTGATTCCTCCAAGGATGATCACATCAAAATTAGCTTTGGTGGTTTGAGGAGACTTGTTTTGGAAGCTGTGACTTTTGGCTCTTTTCTTTGGGACGTCGAGAGCTATGTCGATTCCAGGTATCATTTTGTTGCAAACTGA
- the LOC137710474 gene encoding purple acid phosphatase 8-like has product MSAAMGLLWVVVCMNIVLLSFVSVSTAELQRFEHPVKPDGSLSFLAVGDWGRRGGYNQSQVAFQMGKIGAKLNIDFVISTGDNFYNRGLTSVNDPAFLTSFTEIYTAQSLQKQWYLVLGNHDYRGNALAQLSPVLRKVDSRWLCLRSFLVNTQVADFFFIDTNPFVDKYFLRQKYYKHDWRGVLPRKEYISNLLKDLDFALRNSSAKWKVVVGHHTIRSIGHHGETKEVVDQILPILEANNVDVYINGHDHCLEHLRDTNSQMQFLTSGGGSKAWKGDIKAKRNGFKFYYDGQGFLSAQLTETDAEFAFYDMFGTVLHRLNLSKPSKFLYNSM; this is encoded by the exons ATGTCCGCGGCCATGGGGTTGCTGTGGGTGGTTGTTTGCATGAATATTGTTCTGTTGAGCTTTGTTTCTGTGTCGACGGCCGAGCTTCAGCGATTTGAGCACCCTGTGAAACCTGATGGCTCACTCAGCTTTTTGGCGGTTGGTGACTGGGGTAGAAGGGGTGGTTACAATCAATCTCAAGTTGCTTTTCAG ATGGGGAAGATTGGAGCCAAATTAAACATCGACTTCGTCATCTCCACGGGTGACAACTTTTACAACAGGGGATTGACCAGCGTCAACGACCCTGCATTTCTAACGTCGTTTACTGAAATCTACACTGCTCAGAGCCTGCAAAAGCAATGGTATCTTG TTCTCGGCAACCATGACTACCGGGGAAACGCTTTGGCCCAGTTGAGTCCGGTCCTTAGGAAGGTGGACAGCCGGTGGCTTTGCCTCAGGTCCTTTCTTGTCAACACACAAGTTGCAGACTTCTTCTTCATTGACACCAACCCTTTTGTGGACAAGTACTTTTTGAGGCAAAAGTACTACAAGCATGACTGGAGAGGTGTTCTTCCTAGGAAGGAGTACATCTCCAACCTCTTGAAG GATCTAGATTTTGCATTAAGGAATTCTTCTGCAAAGTGGAAAGTTGTCGTTGGACATCACACAATCAGAAGCATAGGGCATCATGGAGAGACCAAAGAAGTAGTAGACCAAATTCTGCCCATTCTTGAG GCAAACAACGTTGATGTGTACATAAACGGACATGACCACTGCTTGGAACACTTACGTGACACCAACAG CCAAATGCAATTCTTGACCAGCGGTGGTGGGTCGAAGGCATGGAAAGGAGATATCAAAGCGAAACGAAACGGATTCAAGTTCTACTATGACGGGCAAGGCTTCTTATCTGCACAACTTACAGAAACTGATGCAGAATTTGCATTCTATGATATGTTCGGTACAGTTCTGCATCGTCTGAATCTATCCAAGCCTAGCAAATTTCTTTACAATTCCATGTAG